A stretch of the Capra hircus breed San Clemente chromosome 10, ASM170441v1, whole genome shotgun sequence genome encodes the following:
- the ARL14EPL gene encoding ARL14 effector protein-like, giving the protein MSEQSGKTNSTQERPAGQSSEKKSQIGQKQLQQIERQLKCLAFQNPGPQVADFNPETRQQKKKARMSKMNEYFSVNSKVMKKYDKSGRLICNDADLCDCLEKNCLGCFYPCPKCNSNKCGPECRCNRRWVYDAIVTETGEVISAQPFDIPD; this is encoded by the exons ATGAGTGAACAATCAGGAAAAACCAATTCCACGCAAGAGAGACCTGCAGGTCAAAGTTCTGAGAAAAAAAGTCAGATTGGACAGAAGCAACTG CAACAGATAGAGCGGCAGTTAAAATGCTTGGCATTTCAAAATCCTGGACCACAGGTGGCTGACTTTAATCCTGAAACAAggcagcaaaaaaagaaagcacGAATGTCGAAGATGAATGAGTATTTTTCTGTAAACTCCAA AGTCATGAAGAAGTACGACAAAAGCGGCAGGCTCATCTGCAATGACGCGGACCTGTGCGACTGCTTGGAGAAGAACTGCCTGGGCTGCTTCTACCCGTGCCCCAAGTGCAACTCCAACAAGTGCGGGCCCGAGTGCCGCTGCAACCGCCGCTGGGTCTACGACGCCATTGTCACCGAGACCGGGGAGGTCATCAGCGCGCAGCCGTTTGACATCCCCGACTAG